A DNA window from uncultured Methanoregula sp. contains the following coding sequences:
- a CDS encoding HAD-IA family hydrolase has protein sequence MNRENPGDCRCPKPVRTVLFDMDNTLFDLVEAQIASCREVARSFGREDGEELFGYFLRPVRGFEAHENILDYMNDRQIPDNGRYPVSCRLYETVKLRHITPYQGILETLAIIRNNGYRMGIVTDAHSRDATLRLEKTGLLSYFDTLVAFDMVQVKKPAREPFLFALEMLKSDFSETLIVGDSPRRDLEPCKELGIRTIYARYGDRFSQTRNYDGADFIIDSMDQLPAILTLLADTGA, from the coding sequence GTGAACCGGGAAAACCCGGGTGATTGCCGTTGTCCAAAACCTGTCCGCACGGTTTTGTTCGACATGGACAACACCCTTTTTGATCTTGTCGAGGCACAGATCGCGTCCTGCAGGGAAGTTGCCCGGTCGTTCGGGCGGGAGGATGGCGAGGAGCTCTTCGGCTATTTCCTCAGGCCTGTTCGTGGATTCGAAGCCCATGAGAATATCCTCGACTATATGAACGACCGGCAGATCCCGGATAACGGCCGGTATCCGGTCTCGTGCCGGCTCTATGAAACTGTCAAGCTCCGGCATATCACACCCTATCAGGGCATCCTGGAAACCCTTGCAATAATCAGGAACAACGGCTACCGCATGGGTATCGTCACCGATGCCCATTCCCGGGATGCGACCCTGCGCCTGGAGAAGACCGGACTTCTCTCCTATTTCGACACCCTGGTGGCGTTCGATATGGTCCAGGTAAAAAAACCGGCCCGGGAGCCGTTTCTGTTCGCGCTCGAGATGCTCAAATCCGATTTTTCCGAAACCCTGATCGTGGGCGACAGCCCGCGCCGGGATCTGGAGCCCTGCAAAGAACTCGGGATCCGGACCATCTATGCCCGGTACGGCGACCGGTTCTCCCAAACCCGGAACTATGACGGGGCGGATTTCATCATCGATTCCATGGACCAGCTGCCCGCCATCCTGACGCTCCTTGCGGATACCGGAGCCTGA